One Dendropsophus ebraccatus isolate aDenEbr1 unplaced genomic scaffold, aDenEbr1.pat pat_scaffold_417_ctg1, whole genome shotgun sequence genomic window carries:
- the LOC138775948 gene encoding membrane frizzled-related protein-like, with protein sequence MTITKHIQSWVTLYPSNPEPGGSGDAELIHQEQTMSETSCISIYGMSDDEVKFCNLVFDPVSELLTSTSGSSPNREFVQHSSQVSTVSLQSRGLQTSRLPILIIAAIILVIVLIFSLTMGILLNRYKVNDMKAGVVLLSNQSVATGPETNVIRESTETPSVCGGLLRDSGGSLSSPNYPFHYPPNCHCSWMLEAGEGRLVQLKVMALDVGHHGFCFFDWLELKDDNSSRRFCGSEAPTTYISSSSWLQVQFVSKDHTGGTGFLATYQMIEVTQGSCSWDEFLCDGRRCLLLPSLCDGVPDCDDHKDEENCSQRHWDCGGSLSSLQGSIFSPNHPDLYPGKTVCRWVISVNDGLIIQIQFHNFSLESEKGCTFDYVEVHDSAGLGIASSMGRFCGSEMPPALTSSGAQMTILFVADEEISDIGFYATYKAFNATENECGSMEIRCDDGKCLPLQWACDGWRDCPDGRDEQGCLVVTEPEPENPCQPLKVPLCQGLSYSLTVFPNLWVSLLEQPAVSEHMKGYQILQELPCFPALRPLLCALLLPSCSPDGGALQPCRSVCLNAMSLCLTQLEQLGLSWPFNCDHLPIQGQQSDCVIP encoded by the exons ATGACCATAACAAAGCACATCCAGAGCTGGGTAACTTTGTATCCATCAAACCCAGAACCAGGAGGATCCGGAGACGCAGAACTTATACATCAGGAGCAGACAATGAGTGAAACCAGCTGTATCTCAATCTATGGGATGTCGGATGATGAG GTGAAGTTCTGTAACCTAGTCTTTGATCCTGTATCAGAGCTGTTAACATCAACTTCGGGATCATCTCCAAATCGAGAATTTGTTCAACATTCCTCTCAGGTCAGCactg TTTCTCTGCAGAGCAGAGGGCTTCAGACAAGTCGTCTGCCTATCCTTATTATTGCCGCCATTATTCTGGTCATTGTGTTGATTTTTAGCCTGACAATGGGAATTCTGCTGAACA GATATAAAGTTAATGATATGAAAGCAGGTGTTGTTTTATTGTCCAATCAGAGTGTAGCTACAGGCCCAGAAACCAATGTGATCAGGGAATCTACAGAAACACCTTCTG TGTGCGGTGGATTGCTCAGGGACTCTGGGGGATCACTAAGTTCTCCAAATTACCCCTTCCACTACCCCCCAAACTGTCACTGTTCTTGGATGCTAGAAGCAGGCGAGGGGCGTCTTGTCCAGCTGAAGGTCATGGCATTAGACGTTGGACATCATGGGTTTTGCTTCTTTGATTGGTTGGAGCTAAAAGATGACAATTCATCACGCAG ATTCTGCGGCTCTGAAGCTCCCACCACTTACATTTCCAGCTCCAGCTGGTTACAGGTTCAGTTTGTGTCTAAGGATCACACTGGTGGTACAGGCTTCCTTGCTACATATCAGATGATTGAAGTGACTCAGG GAAGCTGTTCCTGGGATGAATTTTTATGTGATGGAAGGCGTTGTCTCTTGCTTCCTTCCCTGTGTGATGGAGTTCCAGATTGTGATGACCATAAAGATGAGGAGAACTGCAGCCAGAGGCACTGGG ATTGTGGGGGTTCGCTCAGCAGTCTGCAGGGATCCATTTTCTCCCCCAATCATCCAGATCTGTATCCTGGGAAAACAGTATGTAGATGGGTTATCTCTGTCAATGATGGACTGATCATTCAGATTCAGTTCCACAATTTCAGCCTAGAATCAGAAAAGGGCTGTACATTTGACTATGTGGAGGTCCATGACAGCGCTGGATTGGGAATTGCCAGTTCAATGGGAAG GTTCTGTGGGTCTGAGATGCCACCCGCCCTCACGTCTTCTGGGGCACAGATGACCATTTTGTTTGTAGCAGATGAAGAAATATCAGATATTGGATTCTATGCTACATATAAGGCGTTCAATGCTACAGAAA ATGAATGTGGTTCCATGGAGATAAGGTGTGATGATGGAAAGTGTCTACCATTGCAGTGGGCCTGTGATGGATGGCGGGACTGTCCTGATGGCAGAGATGAACAGGGCTGTCTGGTGGTAACAGAACCTGAACCAG AAAACCCATGCCAGCCACTTAAAGTTCCTCTGTGCCAGGGCCTGTCTTATTCTCTCACTGTGTTTCCGAATCTCTGGGTATCTCTTCTAGAGCAGCCAGCGGTCAGTGAGCACATGAAAGGATATCAG ATACTTCAAGAATTACCATGTTTCCCAGCCTTGCGTCCATTACTGTGTGCCTTGCTGCTTCCCAGCTGTTCACCTGATGGTGGGGCCTTGCAGCCATGTCGCTCAGTCTGCCTAAATGCTATGAGTCTATGCCTGACACAGTTAGAGCAACTTGGTCTATCATGGCCATTTAACTGTGACCACTTACCAATACAGGGTCAGCAGTCAGACTGTGTGATTCCCTAA